From the Astyanax mexicanus isolate ESR-SI-001 chromosome 9, AstMex3_surface, whole genome shotgun sequence genome, one window contains:
- the mlycd gene encoding malonyl-CoA decarboxylase, mitochondrial, with the protein MPPARLNIPLRAWRHWCVLRSVQSLRGRQCGGARPRCSSAQLNGGDMRSMEEILRRTVVPLPTYETRDKSPPPPDSSSLEFMYFYRKLDKEGKHTLLDKLAREYGVDHRGVSELAVKLLDTQLRDSATVLQAEDRLRYSLTPRYRHLLGHISRVEGGVKFLVDLRADLLGLTSSKITDSPYMRELNSTLKSLLSEWFSVGLLRLERITWQSPCELLQKISQYEAVHPVRNWTDIKRRVGPYRRCYAFTHASMPGEPLVVLHVALTQDISDNIQCIVREFETLDAIEEVQKINTAIFYSISSTQAGLQGVELGNYLIKRVVRELQSEFPHMAQFSSLSPIPGFTSWLQGFLGQYRKEGRAAELLTEQEWKEVEELTGAASGAAALETLRSLLGSGEWLRSERLVRVLEPVLKRLCAWYLYGEKRRGYALNPVANFHLQNGAVLWRLNWLADTSPRGIANSCGLMVNYRYFLQETSTNSATYLHNKVITASEQVLSLVSQFQKNSKL; encoded by the exons ATGCCTCCTGCCCGGTTGAACATTCCTCTGCGGGCTTGGCGTCACTGGTGTGTTTTGAGGAGCGTGCAGAGCCTCAGAGGGAGGCAGTGTGGAGGTGCTCGGCCACGGTGCTCCTCGGCTCAGCTGAACGGCGGCGATATGAGGAGCATGGAGGAGATCCTGCGCAGGACGGTGGTTCCTTTGCCCACATACGAGACCAGAGACAAGTCCCCCCCGCCGCCAGACTCCAGCAGCCTGGAGTTCATGTACTTCTACAGGAAGCTGGACAAGGAGGGAAAACACACGCTTCTGGACAAGCTGGCTAGGGAGTACGGAGTGGACCACCGGGGTGTCTCGGAGCTGGCTGTGAAGCTGCTGGACACGCAGCTGAGGGACTCGGCCACAGTGCTGCAGGCGGAGGACCGGCTGCGCTACAGTTTAACCCCCAGATACAGACATTTACTCGGCCATATAAGCAGAGTAGAAGGGGGAGTGAAGTTTCTGGTGGACCTGCGTGCAGATCTGCTTGGTCTTACGTCTTCTAAGATCACTGACAGTCCCTACATGAGG GAACTCAACAGCACTCTGAAGAGCCTCCTGTCTGAGTGGTTTTCTGTGGGGCTGCTCCGGCTGGAGAGAATCACCTGGCAGTCACCCTGTGAGCTCCTACAGAAGATCAGCCA ATATGAGGCAGTCCATCCAGTGCGCAACTGGACCGATATTAAGCGCAGAGTGGGACCCTACAGACGCTGCTATGCCTTCACCCACGCCTCCATGCCTGGAGAACCTCTGGTGGTCTTGCATGTAGCGCTCACCCAGGACATTTCAGATAACATTCAG TGCATCGTGAGAGAGTTTGAAACTCTGGATGCGATAGAAGAGGTGCAGAAGATCAACACTGCTATCTTCTACTCCATCTCCTCCACACAGGCTGGCCTGCAGGGGGTCGAGCTGGGCAATTACCTCATCAAGAGGGTGGTCCGAGAATTGCAG AGTGAGTTTCCTCACATGGCTCAGTTCTCCAGCCTGTCTCCCATCCCAGGCTTTACGTCGTGGCTGCAGGGTTTCCTGGGCCAGTACAGGAAGGAGGGTCGTGCTGCCGAGCTCCTGACCGAGCAGGAGTGGAAGGAGGTAGAGGAGCTGACCGGTGCAGCCTCCGGGGCAGCAGCTCTGGAGACCCTGCGCTCTCTTCTCGGCTCTGGAGAGTGGCTGCGCTCTGAGCGGCTGGTTCGAGTACTGGAGCCTGTGTTGAAGCGCCTGTGCGCCTGGTACCTGTATGGAGAGAAGAGGCGGGGCTACGCACTCAACCCCGTCGCCAACTTCCACCTGCAAAACGGCGCCGTCTTGTGGCGGCTGAACTGGCTCGCAGACACCAGCCCCAGGGGCATCGCCAACTCGTGTGGCCTCATGGTCAATTACCGCTATTTTCTACAAGAAACCAGCACCAACAGCGCCACCTACCTGCATAACAAAGTCATCACAGCTTCAGAGCAAGTGCTGAGCCTGGTTTCGCAGTTTCAGAAGAACAGTAAACTATAA